Part of the Labilibaculum antarcticum genome, TTTTTACTAATATCTAAATTTGAAATGTCATTGTATGCACAGTCTAAATCAATAATTTCCGCATTAAGTGTTATGTCCTTTAATTTATTCCCATAACAATTCAAATATTTGAGTTTTTTGTTGTTTGTAATGTCTAAATCAATGAGGTTGTTGCCACTGCAATGTAAACCGGTAGCATTAATGAAATATTCAATTCCTGTTAAATCTGAAATTTTAAGTTCAGCTATATTGATTGATCCTGTAAAAGCTACCGCCTCACTTTCCGAAATTTCTCCATCACCATCGGTATTAATTGCAGTTCTATCAACTAAAGCTTTTTTAAAATTAGCATCTGGAATGTTTATGTTTTGAGCGCTTAGTGTGATAGACGCAAACAAGAAGAATAAAAGAGTAAAGTTTTTAATCATAGTATAGGTATTAAGAGGTAAGAATCAGCTTATTTGTTTATTGTTTGTTTTGAGGATTTATTTAATGTAATTATTTATACTCAAGGGTGTATTGCCTTGTTTACATGCTTTACGTGTTTAATAAATATTTAACAAAGCATAAATGTAGAAAATATATTGAATGATTATTTGTTGTTTGTTATGAGTCATAAAAATGATTGTTTCTATATTTTCATGTAACGAAGGCTAACTGGGGGGTAGCAGAGGATTGAAAACCAGAAATTATTTTATGTTTGCTCTTATTTAGATTTAGAATTCGTAATAATTGCTTCTGGTTTGGTTTTGCACCACCGCACGAAACCTTAGTTTGGAAGCGTTTTACGGAACAGATAGCCTTTAGCATCAACCAAAGGTCCTGCAAGATCTCTGCAAGTTCCTCTTCGGGCTAAATTACATCTTCCAGGATCAAGTTCTGGTTCTCGAAGATCTCGGGGAGGTCTTTTAGGATGTGAAAAATATCCTCGAGTCACTGATTTTGATCTTCGAGGAGGTCAAAAATATCCTGAAGGACCTGAAAGTAGTCTTCGAAGATGTAAAAGAGATCTCTTAATAGCTTGGGAAGGTACCCCTTGGGGGTTGCAAGCTACCCTTTGGGGGTCGAGACCCCCAAAATCAGCTTTGTTTTGGGTCGCATAAAAAAGAATCCCTCGAAGAGTGTTTGCAAAACTCATGAGGGATTCGAAATCAAATTAAACAGTTATCAAGAAAAATCTTAGTCTGCAACTTCTTTACTTTTTCGGTGGTTTGGGTACTGTTGTTTTAAATCATCGTAGATTGGCTTGGCGCTTGGTACGTTATCCTTAGCGGCTTGTCTAACATTGTTGTAATAGGTTAGCGATTGGCGGTATGCTTCATTGCCGCATTGTGCGATGGTATCGTTTAGCAAACTGCCCAATTCGGCTAGCTGCGAATTGTATGGCGCCAATGCATTCCAACTTCGTAAATCAATTTCCCATTCCGATTGATTTAAATAACTAGGCATAAATTCCGGATTCTGTTTCGAGAACATCAGGTTTTTATTTACAAAACTAAGCGACTTGTCGCCAAGTATCAGCATGGATTGCTTCTCAGATGGGGTCAAACTCATTAGAACAGGACCTAATGTATCTTTTAACGATTTTATTGCCGCTTCAATTGTGGCCTTTTGCTCATCCGTAAATTGAATGTTTACTTTGTGGTCAGCACTCATAAATTGTTTTTTAAATTAATAATACATTAATGGTTTGTGAAATTACAAATACAATTAAAGTTAAACAGATGATTTATAATTAGCAATGTGCTAATGAACAAAAAAAACCGGAATGTTATAAGTCCCACTAAAAACAAGGGATTCTTATTCTGATTACCATGTTAAATAGAATTAATTTAAATAATAATGCTATTTTGAAATTAAATAGTCCAGTTGCCTGTCAATGAATAGTTTACAATCAATAATAGCATTATACTTATTGAGTTTGTTGGGATTCCGTATTTCTGGGAAGCTTTTGCGGATCAATTGCAATCGGGATTATAAAGAAAAAGGAGCTCGTTACAGACAGACTCCCTTCCGGTTAACTATAATGCACTTCTACTACATCATTGCCTTACAATTCTGTTGCTAATAGCCTCCTTGTTGTGAAAAATTCCGGAGTCGGTTTCTGAACTAAGCATGTTCGCTTAAAGAATAATTTCCGAGAGGATCACCTCACTATCTTTACTTCCGCTTAGCTTCAGGTTTAAGCTGTCAAATTGAGTAATCACCAGCAGATTTCCTTGTTGCAGCTGATGAATTTCTTGATTGGTAGTTAGACTGATTTCTCCCGAGAAAACATATAAAATGAGATAATCTGCTTTCCCGTCAATGCTGATAGTTGTTGCTTTGTTCTTTTCAATAGAGAGTGCCAATATCTCTCCTGATGCCGTGCCGCGTGTCATCAAATTAAAGTCGATGCATTTCCCAACCGATGAGGTTTTCCACCCTCCTTCAAAGCTGTCTGTATCGAATTTCCTAAGCTTTTTGCGGTAACGGTTTTCGTGAATGATCTCAATAGCGCCATCTAAAATCATTATTTTTCGCGACACCTCGGGTAGGGAAGTGAAATCTGATTCTTCAACTTCAACCGTAGCTGTGCTTAGTCTAAAATCAAAATCCCGTCGCTGATAATCAGATGTTGGCGGATATATGAAAAGTTGAGTGCTTGTTCCGCCCGACCAGTTAATTGTTTTGAAGTCTGCAGCTTTACTAATTTCGAAGTTCATGGAATGGCTTGTGTCGTTGTGTTTGAAAATCAAAATTACAAAACACAAGTGAGATTCAGAGTGTGGTATTTAATTTAAAAAGAAAAGGGAATCCATCTTTACTAATGGACTCCCTTCTTGTGTTATCGTGATTAGCTTATTCTGCTTTTCGATTTTTAACGTATTTATCAAGCCACTGATCTTGTTCCCACAACATGTGAAGGATACTCTCTTTGGCTCTGTAGCCATGACTTTCTTTAGGGAAAATCACCAATCGAACATTAGCTCCCAATCCTTTTAGAGCGTTAAAATATCGCTCACTTTGCATTGGGTAAGTTCCTGAATTGTTGTCAGCCTCACCGTGAATTAAGAGCAAAGGAGTTTTCATTTTATCGGCATGCATAAAAGGCGACATCTTGTAGTATACCTCAGGACTATCCCAATAAGAGCGTTCTTCACTTTGAAATCCGAAAGGTGTTAGTGTTCGGTTGTAAGCCCCGCTTCGCGCAATACCAGCAGCAAATAAATCTGAATGACTTAGTAAATTAGCTACCATAAAAGCGCCGTAACTGTGACCGCCTACAGCTACTTTATTTCTATCGATATAACCTAAAGCATCAACAGCATCAATTGCTGCTTTTGCATTTGAAACCAGCTGTTTACGGAATGAATCGTTTGGCTCTGTTTCACCTTCTCCAACAATAGGGAATGATGCATCATCTAAAACAACATAGCCTTTAGTTACCCAGTAAATCGGGGATGCCCAGTAAGGATAGGTAAACTCATTTGGATTTTGAGTGTTTTGGGAAGCACTTGCTTTGTCCTTAAATTCTTCAGGATAAGCCCACAAAATCATTGGCATTTTTTCTTTTTTGTTTGCATCATATCCTACAGGAAGATACAAAGTTCCGGATAGCTCCAGTCCATCTTCTCGCTTGTAGCTTAGAACCTCTTTATGCACGTTTTGAATGCTTTTAAAAGGATTCTCGAAGCTGGTGAGCTGCTTTAATTTTGCTTTGTCGATATCTCTAAAATAATAATTGGGATATTCGGTTTTAGATTCAATACGCACCAATAACTCTTTGTTTACAGGATCAAAATCTTGAATATCTTCAATTTTTTCTTCGTAAGTAGATTGATACAAACGTTCGGTTTTTTCAGTCTTTAAATTTAACTGATCAACAAAAGGATACTGTCCTTTTTCTGAGTAACCATCACCAATTAAGAAGGCATTATCACCTTCTAAAGCCAGTACGTAGTTTCCGAATTTATTTCTTTTGTGCACAAAGTTTCCCGGATCATTGTATTTGTCCTGATAGTTGCGGTCCGAAATTATTTTGGCTTTTTGGCTGGCATCCGAAGGGTTGAATACATAAGCTTTTGTGTTTCTTGAGTTCCACCAATAATCCATGGCAATTGCCATGTTGTCGTTGGCCCAATCAATAGTATAGAATCGATTGATCGTTTTTAGAATACTTTTTGGAGTGCCATTAAAAGGAGCTTCCAGTTCAAATACTTCATCTCTAAAATCCACTTTTATTTCGGGATCTCCACCATCCAGGGCTTCAGCATAAATGAGAGTGGCAGGTTTGTCATCGCGCCAATTCAAATTTCTTCTTCCGGTTCTTATTGCCATAAATCCTTTTGGCAGTTCTTCAATCAAAGGCACCTCCAAAACTGTTTGCACCATTTCGCCTTTGCTCGAATAAATGGTGGTTTTAAAGGGAAATCTTGAGTAGGGCACTAAATAGGAAAATGGTTTTTCAACAGTAGTCAGCATTACATATTTTCCATCAGGAGAGAAGCTAATACTTCCAAACATTGCTGCTCCTAACCATTTCGCTTTATCTCCGTTAAGGGATATCTTGTAAAGATCAGAGAGAGCCAATTGCTCAAAATTGTATTCGTCATTCTTGTTTTTCAATAAATCCTGATAGGTTCTGTTTTGAGCTTTACTGCCTTCGTTAACCGATATTGTTGGTCCTGTTGGAATGCTGTTTTCTGTATCGATGAGTTCTTTTTTGTCTTCAGAAATCATTTTTACCAATAAGGATTTACTGTCTTCGAACCAATTAATTACATCCCCCATATTGGCATTAATCTTGGCTTCGGTTAGTTTTGTAACGACAGCTTTTTTAAGATCCAAAACCCAAATCTCCACACCTGTTTGGCTCGTATGAGTAAAAGCGATTTTTTTCTGATCGGGTGACCATTTGAAATTAGCCAAACGAGGATTTTCCGGTAATCCGGTTACGGGTTTCGGACTCGCATTTGTTTCCTTTAAGTTGATTAATTTCAGATCATTGTAGTAGTTTGTTCTGCTGCCTATATTTGTTTTTGGGTTGATTCGTAAACCACCTAAACGCAATTCAATTTCAGAAAGTTCGGCAATGGTTTTGTACGAATCACGATATCGTAAAACCATAAAATCTTTACTTTCATCAATAAGTACCGATGGGGCAACCTTCACATCAACCAAATCTAAAATCTCTGATGAAGGCTTCTGATAGCTTATGTTCTCCTGAGCATTTGCACTTGAAATGCCGAGGAGTAAAGCCAGATAAATGAATCGTTTCATAATAAAATTTTTATTTTCTGTGAATTTTTATGTGTTTAGTAATTTGTTTGTTTTTGCTGAAAATCAATAGTTTATTAAGTTAATGATAAAATAGGAATGTTAGTAGGTTGATTGTTGTAAAATGTGTCAAGAGAATTTTTCAGGTTGCTGTAAACAAAAAACCGAAAATAACAAGAACCCCTGTTCTGTGTAATTTCCGGCAAATTATGTCTGTTCATGTCTTGAAAAAAGTAGGTGGATAGACCCCTGTAATTCCTTTTGTCAAGTGGTTATTAAAAGGGGATGGAAATATCTCTTGTGATTTTTTCTGTATTGTTTTCCAGGAAAAACCTTATCAGTAAAATGAGAACGAAACCCAATTCATTTGAGGTGATCAAAGGAGGGATGAGCTTCGTCTCATTTACACTTAATCGTCCAATTTCTGTTGTTGCTGTTATGCTGTAAAGATTTTAATCCATGTGCTTTTTTGATACCTGCAGAACACTTCTTCACATCGAAGAAGTGTTCCTTGCAGGATCATTGATTTCACAGACTATTTTCCATCAATTTCTTGTAGCAAATATTCAACCGCTTTTTTAAGTTGCTGATCATCACCTTTGGTTACAACTTCATAGTCGTTTGCAACTTTAATATCCGGTTCAATTTGTTGATTTTCGATGTAATGCCCTTTGGTATCTTTTACACCCACCATTGGCATTCCAAAATACAAGGACTGATCTTGCAAAGTTTCCCACCATACTGCAGTCATGGTACCTGGAACCGGCATCCCGATCAGTTTGCCAATTTTTAATGTCTGATATACGTAAGGGAATGCACAAGCATCGGAGTAATTACTTTCACTGATAAGAACAGCCGATGGCTTTTTCCATTTATTCATAGGTTCGGTTCCAAAATCCTGTCCTCTTGGCGATAGGGTAGAGTAAACTTCTCCGCTAAGCAGAGTCGCTAAATCATCATGCAGCCAGCCTCCTCCGTTAAATCTGGTGTCAACAACAATCGCTTCATAAGTAGCATACTTACCTAGCATTTCAGAATACACTTTCCGGTAACTTGGCGAATCCATTCCTTTTACATGAACATATCCAATTCGTCCGTTCGACAAGCGTTCGCATTCTGCCTGACGTTTTTTCACCCAACGTTCGTACAATAGGGTGTTGATGCTCGAAACAGGTTTCACTGTTTCTTCCCAACGTTCCTTCGTGTATGGATTGTAAAGGCTCAGTAATACTTTTTTACCAGCTTTGTGGTTCAATAATGGAAAGTAACTTTCGTTTTTAGGAATCACATTTCCATCAATTTTTTCGATGATAGTACCCGCTTTAATCTTTGAATCGGCCTGATTTAGAGGTCCTTTTTCCAGTACTTCGGCAATTCGCAGACCATCTCCTTCAAAATTCCAATCCAAGAATGCACCCAATTCAGCTGTTTTGTCGGCATTCTTATATTTTGCCCGATAACCAGAGCCTGTATGCGAAGCATTTAACTCGCCCAATAACTCGCTTAGCATTTCTGCAAAATCGTAATTGTTATTGATGTAAGGTAAAAATCGCTTGTATTCACTTTTGTAAAAATCCCAGTCAAGCTGATGCATTTCCGGATCGTAAAATTTTCTTAGCATCGTGCGCCAAACGTGCTCAAAAAGATATTCTCTCTCCTTGGCCTTGTCCAAATACATCTCAGCCGTGTAGCTAATGTCTTTTCGTTTGTTTGTAGCAACATCTACTTTTATAATGCTCTTGCCCGACATTAAAAACAGGTTTTTTGCCTCCTTGTCGAACTGCATAGCGCCACCGCCACCTTTTAAATCAAGAATTTTTTTGGTTTCTTTCTCTTCCAGATCATTCACCCAAAGATCATAGCCATCTTCAAATTTGCTGAGGTAGAATAATTTTTTTCCATCAGGAGTTAAAATCGCATCAGAAAGGTTCGATGGATTGATCGTTAAGCAAACCTGACGATCTTCCATTCCGGAAAATTCAATGTTTAAATCTTCAACTTTGTCTTTCTCTTTTTTATCCTTTTTATCTTTTTTCTTGTCTTTCTCAGCGTCCTTGTCTTCTTCTTTTTTATCTTTTTCAGCTTCTTCTTTTATTTCTTTTTCTTCTTTCGAAAGTTTAAAATCATCGAATGCTTTCTGATTAAAGAATTGAACGTATACATCCGATTGTGAGCCCCAGCTTCCATGACTGCGATATCCTCGCTTGTCGGTAAACCAAATCATCGCATCTCCTTTTAACGACCACTTGGCCTCGGAATCGCTATAGCCACTTTCAGTAAGGTTAATCACCTTCTGATTTCCCTGAGCATCTACCATTGCTGCATCAGGCATAAAAAGGGTATGAGGATAAATATTCACAAGAAACCATTTGCCGTCAGGCGACCAGTCGTAATGCTGATCTCCATCGGAATAAGAGTAGTTCCACTCTTTACCCAAAATAGTTCTAACTTTTTTCGATTCGATATTGATTACTTTAAGGATAACCCGATTTTCAAGAAAAGCAATTTCTTTGCCATCAGGAGAATATTTTGGCTGATAGGTTTCAGCAGGAATTTCTAAAATTGCTTCTTCTTTTAAAAGGGTCGAATTGGAAAACTGAGCTTCATCTTCCCGTGTCATTTTGCTTTGGTACAAATTCCAGCTGCCATTTCTCTCCGAAGCATAAAGCAGTGCTTCATCGTCAGGACTAAAGCTTACCGAGCGTTCCTGTTCCGGAGTGTTGGTAATTCGTTTAGTAGTTCCGTATTCAACCGAAGTCACAAAAACTTCTCCGCGTATAATAAAGGCAACTTGTTTTCCATCAGAAGAAACACTCATCTCAGTAGCGCCACTGCTTAGTTTTTCAAAACTCACTTCATTTTCCTTCCTGTCGGTAGTGATATTTACATTGAGTTTAATTGGATCTTTACCCTCTTCCTGAGTGTAAATTTCTCCGTTCCAGAAATAACAAAGCTTGTCGTTTTCCGAAATACTTAGGAAGCGAACAGGATGTTTGTCGAATGTACTGATTTGAGTGAGTTGGGTTTTATTGCTTACAGGAGCTTTCCAAACATTAAAACTACCCGATTTTTCACTTAAGTAGTAGATCTCATCATTGGCTGAATTAAAAACGGGATACAAATCCTCG contains:
- a CDS encoding alpha/beta hydrolase family protein, which produces MKRFIYLALLLGISSANAQENISYQKPSSEILDLVDVKVAPSVLIDESKDFMVLRYRDSYKTIAELSEIELRLGGLRINPKTNIGSRTNYYNDLKLINLKETNASPKPVTGLPENPRLANFKWSPDQKKIAFTHTSQTGVEIWVLDLKKAVVTKLTEAKINANMGDVINWFEDSKSLLVKMISEDKKELIDTENSIPTGPTISVNEGSKAQNRTYQDLLKNKNDEYNFEQLALSDLYKISLNGDKAKWLGAAMFGSISFSPDGKYVMLTTVEKPFSYLVPYSRFPFKTTIYSSKGEMVQTVLEVPLIEELPKGFMAIRTGRRNLNWRDDKPATLIYAEALDGGDPEIKVDFRDEVFELEAPFNGTPKSILKTINRFYTIDWANDNMAIAMDYWWNSRNTKAYVFNPSDASQKAKIISDRNYQDKYNDPGNFVHKRNKFGNYVLALEGDNAFLIGDGYSEKGQYPFVDQLNLKTEKTERLYQSTYEEKIEDIQDFDPVNKELLVRIESKTEYPNYYFRDIDKAKLKQLTSFENPFKSIQNVHKEVLSYKREDGLELSGTLYLPVGYDANKKEKMPMILWAYPEEFKDKASASQNTQNPNEFTYPYWASPIYWVTKGYVVLDDASFPIVGEGETEPNDSFRKQLVSNAKAAIDAVDALGYIDRNKVAVGGHSYGAFMVANLLSHSDLFAAGIARSGAYNRTLTPFGFQSEERSYWDSPEVYYKMSPFMHADKMKTPLLLIHGEADNNSGTYPMQSERYFNALKGLGANVRLVIFPKESHGYRAKESILHMLWEQDQWLDKYVKNRKAE
- a CDS encoding S41 family peptidase, whose translation is MIKKLFFITTFLVALAQSLLAMDTPQWLRYPSISPNGQTIVFEYGGDLFTIPAEGGNATSLTSNQAYDYQPIWSPDSKTIAFASDRYGNFDIFTIPATGGAPNRITFNSKGETPSSFTPDGQNILFSSTISDDSRNAMFPSGVLPELYSVPAKGGKTSQVLTTPALDAKYSKDMNYILYRDSKGYENHWRKHHTSAVTRDICLYDVQNKTHSQFSTFKGEDLYPVFNSANDEIYYLSEKSGSFNVWKAPVSNKTQLTQISTFDKHPVRFLSISENDKLCYFWNGEIYTQEEGKDPIKLNVNITTDRKENEVSFEKLSSGATEMSVSSDGKQVAFIIRGEVFVTSVEYGTTKRITNTPEQERSVSFSPDDEALLYASERNGSWNLYQSKMTREDEAQFSNSTLLKEEAILEIPAETYQPKYSPDGKEIAFLENRVILKVINIESKKVRTILGKEWNYSYSDGDQHYDWSPDGKWFLVNIYPHTLFMPDAAMVDAQGNQKVINLTESGYSDSEAKWSLKGDAMIWFTDKRGYRSHGSWGSQSDVYVQFFNQKAFDDFKLSKEEKEIKEEAEKDKKEEDKDAEKDKKKDKKDKKEKDKVEDLNIEFSGMEDRQVCLTINPSNLSDAILTPDGKKLFYLSKFEDGYDLWVNDLEEKETKKILDLKGGGGAMQFDKEAKNLFLMSGKSIIKVDVATNKRKDISYTAEMYLDKAKEREYLFEHVWRTMLRKFYDPEMHQLDWDFYKSEYKRFLPYINNNYDFAEMLSELLGELNASHTGSGYRAKYKNADKTAELGAFLDWNFEGDGLRIAEVLEKGPLNQADSKIKAGTIIEKIDGNVIPKNESYFPLLNHKAGKKVLLSLYNPYTKERWEETVKPVSSINTLLYERWVKKRQAECERLSNGRIGYVHVKGMDSPSYRKVYSEMLGKYATYEAIVVDTRFNGGGWLHDDLATLLSGEVYSTLSPRGQDFGTEPMNKWKKPSAVLISESNYSDACAFPYVYQTLKIGKLIGMPVPGTMTAVWWETLQDQSLYFGMPMVGVKDTKGHYIENQQIEPDIKVANDYEVVTKGDDQQLKKAVEYLLQEIDGK
- a CDS encoding HutD/Ves family protein, with amino-acid sequence MNFEISKAADFKTINWSGGTSTQLFIYPPTSDYQRRDFDFRLSTATVEVEESDFTSLPEVSRKIMILDGAIEIIHENRYRKKLRKFDTDSFEGGWKTSSVGKCIDFNLMTRGTASGEILALSIEKNKATTISIDGKADYLILYVFSGEISLTTNQEIHQLQQGNLLVITQFDSLNLKLSGSKDSEVILSEIIL